Proteins encoded together in one Solanum lycopersicum chromosome 7, SLM_r2.1 window:
- the LOC101266842 gene encoding probable amino acid permease 7 isoform X1 produces the protein MGLDEESDSQMPFLDPNYVSSSSSQSSKLALKRTGNEWTALAHLITAVIGSGVLSLAWSMAQLGWVAGPLTMLVFACVSLTSVFLLCNCYKSPDPETGPDRNGCYLDAVQKILGKRNAWFCGIAVRINFIKLAIIYTITSASSIQAIQKSNCYHDQGHKATCGYESTRYMVIFGLIQVIVSQIPDFPNMKWLSVVAAVMSFTYSIIGSALGLAKVIENGEIKGSITGLPSSTAAEKVWLVAQALGNIAFAFPFSLIFLEVQDTLKAPPPEKITMKKVSIMTSCITTFFYLCCGGFGYAAFGNSTPGNLLTGFGFYEPYWLVDFANACVILHLVGGYQVFSQPIFAEVERWFARKFPDSKFVHKNHTLKPLSMLPFSLNFMRLFFRTAYVAIMTGIAVLFPYFNQVVGVSGAITFWPIVVYFPVEMYLTQKRIESWKSKAIMLRVFTMVCLVVILYAFVGSIRGVIVARFR, from the exons ATGGGGTTGGATGAAGAAAGTGACTCTCAAATGCCATTTTTGGACCCaaattatgtttcttcttcttcttcccaatCATCTAAGCTTGCCCTCAAAAGAACAG GAAATGAATGGACAGCTTTGGCACATTTAATTACAGCAGTAATTGGTTCTGGTGTTCTATCATTAGCATGGAGCATGGCACAGCTAGGTTGGGTTGCTGGTCCATTGACTATGCTCGTATTTGCTTGTGTCTCTCTTACTTCTGTATTTCTTCTCTGCAATTGCTATAAGTCTCCTGATCCAGAAACTGGCCCTGATAGGAATGGCTGTTATCTTGATGCTGTACAGAAGATTTTAG GAAAAAGAAATGCCTGGTTTTGTGGAATCGCTGTTCGTATAAATTTCATCAAGCTTgcaattatatatacaattacatcCGCCTCCAGCATACA AGCTATCCAGAAATCAAACTGCTATCATGATCAAGGTCACAAGGCTACCTGTGGATATGAAAGTACTAGGTATATGGTAATATTTGGATTAATCCAAGTTATAGTGTCTCAAATTCCTGATTTTCCGAATATGAAGTGGCTCTCCGTAGTTGCTGCTGTCATGTCCTTCACATATTCAATTATCGGATCAGCACTTGGCTTAGCCAAAGTAATAG AAAATGGAGAAATCAAAGGAAGCATTACAGGACTGCCAAGTTCTACAGCTGCTGAGAAAGTATGGTTGGTTGCTCAAGCGCTCGGGAACATTGCCTTTGCCTTTCCATTCTCTCTTATATTTCTGGAGGTTCAG GACACATTAAAGGCACCTCCTCCAGAAAAGATCACCATGAAGAAGGTCTCAATTATGACATCCTGTATTACAACTTTTTTCTACCTTTGCTGTGGAGGATTTGGTTATGCAGCCTTTGGTAATTCCACACCAGGGAATCTCTTGACAGGATTCGGTTTCTATGAACCATATTGGCTTGTAGACTTTGCTAATGCGTGTGTTATTCTTCATCTTGTTGGTGGATATCAG GTTTTTAGCCAGCCAATATTTGCAGAAGTTGAGAGATGGTTTGCCAGAAAATTTCCAGATAGCAAGTTTGTTCACAAGAATCACACTCTGAAACCTCTATCAATGCTGCCATttagtttgaattttatgaGATTATTCTTCCGAACAGCATATGTTGCAATAATGACTGGGATTGCTGTATTGTTCCCTTACTTCAACCAGGTCGTAGGGGTGTCCGGAGCGATAACATTTTGGCCTATCGTCGTCTATTTCCCTGTAGAGATGTACTTAACTCAGAAAAGAATTGAAAGTTGGAAAAGCAAAGCTATCATGCTTCGCGTCTTTACAATGGTATGTCTGGTTGTGATATTGTACGCATTTGTTGGGTCTATCAGAGGAGTTATTGTTGCTAGGTTCAGGTAA
- the LOC101266842 gene encoding probable amino acid permease 7 isoform X3, producing the protein MDSFGTFNYSSNWFWCSIISMEHGTARNGCYLDAVQKILGKRNAWFCGIAVRINFIKLAIIYTITSASSIQAIQKSNCYHDQGHKATCGYESTRYMVIFGLIQVIVSQIPDFPNMKWLSVVAAVMSFTYSIIGSALGLAKVIENGEIKGSITGLPSSTAAEKVWLVAQALGNIAFAFPFSLIFLEVQDTLKAPPPEKITMKKVSIMTSCITTFFYLCCGGFGYAAFGNSTPGNLLTGFGFYEPYWLVDFANACVILHLVGGYQVFSQPIFAEVERWFARKFPDSKFVHKNHTLKPLSMLPFSLNFMRLFFRTAYVAIMTGIAVLFPYFNQVVGVSGAITFWPIVVYFPVEMYLTQKRIESWKSKAIMLRVFTMVCLVVILYAFVGSIRGVIVARFR; encoded by the exons ATGGACAGCTTTGGCACATTTAATTACAGCAGTAATTGGTTCTGGTGTTCTATCATTAGCATGGAGCATGGCACAGCTAG GAATGGCTGTTATCTTGATGCTGTACAGAAGATTTTAG GAAAAAGAAATGCCTGGTTTTGTGGAATCGCTGTTCGTATAAATTTCATCAAGCTTgcaattatatatacaattacatcCGCCTCCAGCATACA AGCTATCCAGAAATCAAACTGCTATCATGATCAAGGTCACAAGGCTACCTGTGGATATGAAAGTACTAGGTATATGGTAATATTTGGATTAATCCAAGTTATAGTGTCTCAAATTCCTGATTTTCCGAATATGAAGTGGCTCTCCGTAGTTGCTGCTGTCATGTCCTTCACATATTCAATTATCGGATCAGCACTTGGCTTAGCCAAAGTAATAG AAAATGGAGAAATCAAAGGAAGCATTACAGGACTGCCAAGTTCTACAGCTGCTGAGAAAGTATGGTTGGTTGCTCAAGCGCTCGGGAACATTGCCTTTGCCTTTCCATTCTCTCTTATATTTCTGGAGGTTCAG GACACATTAAAGGCACCTCCTCCAGAAAAGATCACCATGAAGAAGGTCTCAATTATGACATCCTGTATTACAACTTTTTTCTACCTTTGCTGTGGAGGATTTGGTTATGCAGCCTTTGGTAATTCCACACCAGGGAATCTCTTGACAGGATTCGGTTTCTATGAACCATATTGGCTTGTAGACTTTGCTAATGCGTGTGTTATTCTTCATCTTGTTGGTGGATATCAG GTTTTTAGCCAGCCAATATTTGCAGAAGTTGAGAGATGGTTTGCCAGAAAATTTCCAGATAGCAAGTTTGTTCACAAGAATCACACTCTGAAACCTCTATCAATGCTGCCATttagtttgaattttatgaGATTATTCTTCCGAACAGCATATGTTGCAATAATGACTGGGATTGCTGTATTGTTCCCTTACTTCAACCAGGTCGTAGGGGTGTCCGGAGCGATAACATTTTGGCCTATCGTCGTCTATTTCCCTGTAGAGATGTACTTAACTCAGAAAAGAATTGAAAGTTGGAAAAGCAAAGCTATCATGCTTCGCGTCTTTACAATGGTATGTCTGGTTGTGATATTGTACGCATTTGTTGGGTCTATCAGAGGAGTTATTGTTGCTAGGTTCAGGTAA
- the LOC101266842 gene encoding probable amino acid permease 7 isoform X2, whose amino-acid sequence MAQLGWVAGPLTMLVFACVSLTSVFLLCNCYKSPDPETGPDRNGCYLDAVQKILGKRNAWFCGIAVRINFIKLAIIYTITSASSIQAIQKSNCYHDQGHKATCGYESTRYMVIFGLIQVIVSQIPDFPNMKWLSVVAAVMSFTYSIIGSALGLAKVIENGEIKGSITGLPSSTAAEKVWLVAQALGNIAFAFPFSLIFLEVQDTLKAPPPEKITMKKVSIMTSCITTFFYLCCGGFGYAAFGNSTPGNLLTGFGFYEPYWLVDFANACVILHLVGGYQVFSQPIFAEVERWFARKFPDSKFVHKNHTLKPLSMLPFSLNFMRLFFRTAYVAIMTGIAVLFPYFNQVVGVSGAITFWPIVVYFPVEMYLTQKRIESWKSKAIMLRVFTMVCLVVILYAFVGSIRGVIVARFR is encoded by the exons ATGGCACAGCTAGGTTGGGTTGCTGGTCCATTGACTATGCTCGTATTTGCTTGTGTCTCTCTTACTTCTGTATTTCTTCTCTGCAATTGCTATAAGTCTCCTGATCCAGAAACTGGCCCTGATAGGAATGGCTGTTATCTTGATGCTGTACAGAAGATTTTAG GAAAAAGAAATGCCTGGTTTTGTGGAATCGCTGTTCGTATAAATTTCATCAAGCTTgcaattatatatacaattacatcCGCCTCCAGCATACA AGCTATCCAGAAATCAAACTGCTATCATGATCAAGGTCACAAGGCTACCTGTGGATATGAAAGTACTAGGTATATGGTAATATTTGGATTAATCCAAGTTATAGTGTCTCAAATTCCTGATTTTCCGAATATGAAGTGGCTCTCCGTAGTTGCTGCTGTCATGTCCTTCACATATTCAATTATCGGATCAGCACTTGGCTTAGCCAAAGTAATAG AAAATGGAGAAATCAAAGGAAGCATTACAGGACTGCCAAGTTCTACAGCTGCTGAGAAAGTATGGTTGGTTGCTCAAGCGCTCGGGAACATTGCCTTTGCCTTTCCATTCTCTCTTATATTTCTGGAGGTTCAG GACACATTAAAGGCACCTCCTCCAGAAAAGATCACCATGAAGAAGGTCTCAATTATGACATCCTGTATTACAACTTTTTTCTACCTTTGCTGTGGAGGATTTGGTTATGCAGCCTTTGGTAATTCCACACCAGGGAATCTCTTGACAGGATTCGGTTTCTATGAACCATATTGGCTTGTAGACTTTGCTAATGCGTGTGTTATTCTTCATCTTGTTGGTGGATATCAG GTTTTTAGCCAGCCAATATTTGCAGAAGTTGAGAGATGGTTTGCCAGAAAATTTCCAGATAGCAAGTTTGTTCACAAGAATCACACTCTGAAACCTCTATCAATGCTGCCATttagtttgaattttatgaGATTATTCTTCCGAACAGCATATGTTGCAATAATGACTGGGATTGCTGTATTGTTCCCTTACTTCAACCAGGTCGTAGGGGTGTCCGGAGCGATAACATTTTGGCCTATCGTCGTCTATTTCCCTGTAGAGATGTACTTAACTCAGAAAAGAATTGAAAGTTGGAAAAGCAAAGCTATCATGCTTCGCGTCTTTACAATGGTATGTCTGGTTGTGATATTGTACGCATTTGTTGGGTCTATCAGAGGAGTTATTGTTGCTAGGTTCAGGTAA